A region from the Lolium perenne isolate Kyuss_39 chromosome 4, Kyuss_2.0, whole genome shotgun sequence genome encodes:
- the LOC127293184 gene encoding sister chromatid cohesion 1 protein 1-like, translating into MALRLSGILMGGVVIVYQRKVKLLFDDVSRLLVEINQAWKIRPAVDRTVLPKGKSQAKYEAVTLPENVIDMEVEQRMLFTDSDTAKFRGMRLEDLDEQYFNVNLDDDNLSRAEHHHQAEPVNITLVDNFESGFAETDIFNRFERFDIADDDTTVHISPEEHPQAPSTLIPSPPRQEEPPQQQEQFHAAPSPFREEPQQGDSLNEQKERKLKGKQPARSSKRKARVPGPEVTVDTQTMISGNIYQTWLKDPSSLVSKRRRVSSETKIGDRMNLPPVGLMSCSENSPGFYYPKQLMQLWKECTETKSSKPSSSGEKTSSSQEQQPRNSPPQPQEEHQNEMGAQPMDFTDGIEKIRVNKTGEFENGFDSVHGDHSVTPGSPGLSHRSASSSGGSRRGGISSVGSRNTFATWKWKVQEEAAFIWKKLGKP; encoded by the exons ATGGCGCTCAGGCTCTCCGGGATCCTCATGG GTGGCGTGGTGATCGTGTACCAGAGGAAGGTGAAGCTCCTCTTCG aTGATGTGTCCCGGCTCCTG GTGGAGATCAACCAGGCGTGGAAGATCAGGCCGGCCGTGGACCGCACGGTGCTCCCCAAGGGGAAGTCGCAGGCCAA ATACGAAGCAGTGACACTGCCAGAGAACGTGattgatatggaggtggagcagcGCATGCTTTTCACGGATTCTGACACTGCCAAGTTCCGGGgaatg CGCCTGGAGGATTTGGATGAACAGTATTTTAATGTCAACCTAGATGATGATAACTTATCCCGCGCCGAGCATCATCACCAAG CTGAGCCAGTCA ACATTACCCTTGTCGATAACTTTGAGTCTGGGTTTGCTGAAACTGATATCTTCAATCGCTTTGAGAG GTTTGACATCGCAGATGATGACACGACAGTCCATATTTCGCCCGAGGAACACCCACAGGCTCCAAGTACACTAATTCCCTCTCCACCAAGACAGGAAGAACCTCCTCAACAACAGGAACAGTTTCATGCTGCCCCTTCCCCCTTCCGTGAAGAACCTCAACAAG GGGATTCATTGAACGAGCAAAAGGAGCGGAAGCTGAAG GGAAAACAACCAGCTAGATCATCAAAGAGAAAAGCACGCGTGCCGGGCCCTGAAGTGACTGTGGATACCCAGACAATGATCTCAGGAAATATATATCAGACATGGTTGAAGGACCCGTCAAGCCTTGTCTCTAAAAGGCGCCGAGTCAGCAGT GAAACCAAGATAGGCGACCGCATGAACTTGCCCCCGGTTGGCTTAATGTCTTGCTCAGAGAACTCACCAGGATTCTATTACCCTAAGCAGCTTATGCAGCTCTGGAAGGAATGCACTGAAACCAAGTCCTCAAAGCCCTCTTCTTCAG GAGAGAAAACATCATCATCACAAGAGCAGCAGCCAAGAAACTCGCCACCTCAG CCTCAAGAAGAACATCAGAATGAAATGGGAGCTCAACCAATGGACTTCACAGATGGCATTGAAAAGATCAGAGTAAACAAGACTGGAGAATTTGAAAATGGTTTTGATTCTGTGCATGGTGACCATAGTGTTACACCGGGAAGTCCTG GGTTAAGTCACAGGTCCGCGTCAAGCTCTGGTGGCTCTAGAAGGGGGGGGATTTCTTCCGTTGGATCCAGAAATACCTTTGCAACCTGGAAGTGGAAG GTCCAAGAGGAGGCAGCTTTCATCTGGAAGAAGCTTGGGAAACCTTGA